One stretch of Molothrus aeneus isolate 106 chromosome 2, BPBGC_Maene_1.0, whole genome shotgun sequence DNA includes these proteins:
- the SERTM1 gene encoding serine-rich and transmembrane domain-containing protein 1: protein MSEPDPSSGFVGNMENGTFLELYPTSLSTSVDSSPGRLSNVYVYVSIFLSLLAFLLLLLIIALQRLKNIISSSSSYPEYNSDAGSSFTNLEVCSISSQRSALSNLSS, encoded by the coding sequence ATGTCAGAACCCGACCCTTCATCTGGATTTGTGGGAAACATGGAGAATGGGACTTTTCTGGAGCTGTATCCCACATCCCTTTCAACTTCAGTGGATTCATCGCCTGGCCGTTTATCCAACGTCTATGTCTATGTTTCTATATTCCTTAGTCTCTtagcttttctccttttgctaCTGATCATTGCACTTCAGAGGCtgaaaaacataatttcttcCAGTTCCTCCTACCCTGAGTACAATAGTGATGCTGGAAGTTCGTTCACTAATTTAGAGGTTTGCAGTATTTCTTCCCAGCGCTCTGCTCTCTCAAACCTTTCTtcatga